One genomic segment of Mesoterricola silvestris includes these proteins:
- the sdaAB gene encoding L-serine ammonia-lyase, iron-sulfur-dependent subunit beta → MGIFDIIGPVMVGPSSSHTAGAVRIGAFARRLLGEEPASAVIGLHGSFAATGEGHGTPLALLAGLLDLAPDDEGIPAAREIALERGLEFRFEEVDLGEVHPNSVRMFLASEGTELAVSASSVGGGRIRVFDIDGFQVDLDGVYPTVLLAYPDRAGAVAMVTTILSNAGMNIATLKAHRASRGGQALMTVELDHTPTAGVLNALRHLPHMDQVRFVPRLGFGG, encoded by the coding sequence TTGGGCATCTTCGATATCATCGGCCCCGTCATGGTCGGCCCCAGCAGTTCCCACACGGCCGGGGCCGTGCGCATCGGGGCCTTCGCCCGCAGGCTCCTGGGGGAGGAGCCGGCCTCGGCCGTCATCGGCCTCCACGGGTCCTTCGCCGCCACCGGCGAGGGCCACGGCACGCCCCTGGCGCTGCTGGCGGGCCTCCTGGACCTGGCCCCCGACGACGAGGGGATCCCGGCCGCCCGGGAGATCGCCCTGGAGCGGGGCCTGGAATTCCGGTTCGAGGAGGTGGACCTGGGCGAGGTGCACCCCAATTCCGTGCGCATGTTCCTGGCTTCGGAGGGGACGGAACTGGCGGTATCGGCCAGCTCGGTGGGAGGCGGACGCATCCGGGTTTTCGACATCGACGGGTTCCAGGTGGATCTGGACGGCGTGTACCCCACCGTCCTCCTGGCCTACCCGGACCGGGCCGGGGCGGTGGCCATGGTGACCACCATCCTCTCCAACGCCGGCATGAACATCGCGACCCTCAAGGCCCACCGGGCCTCCCGGGGGGGCCAGGCCCTCATGACGGTGGAGCTGGACCACACCCCCACCGCCGGCGTCCTCAATGCGCTGAGGCACCTTCCCCACATGGACCAGGTGCGGTTCGTACCCCGCCTTGGGTTCGGAGGCTGA
- the sdaAA gene encoding L-serine ammonia-lyase, iron-sulfur-dependent, subunit alpha has product MANPEGTLAFYRAEAEERGVPLSRVFLDGEARQSGKRPEVLEALMLDRMNVMRQAVARGLARPQHSRSGLIRGDAARMERWIEGGGSLLGPAFSRLVAAALSVAEVNACMGRIVASPTAGACGVLPAALFRVAEEKGCPDEALVRAFFTAGGIGLVIEKLASLSGAEGGCQAEVGSASAMAAGALVELLGGSPAQVDHAVAFALANVMGLICDPVRGLVEVPCVKRNAMGAVNAAACAEMALAGMESVFPADAVIETMGKVGRRIPEEYRETARGGLAVLPLTGCDSCGQGNFCS; this is encoded by the coding sequence ATGGCGAACCCCGAAGGCACCCTCGCGTTCTACCGGGCCGAGGCCGAGGAACGGGGCGTGCCCCTGTCCCGGGTCTTCCTGGACGGGGAGGCCCGCCAGAGCGGAAAGCGCCCCGAAGTGCTCGAAGCCCTCATGCTGGACCGCATGAACGTCATGCGCCAGGCCGTGGCCCGGGGCCTGGCCCGGCCCCAGCACTCCCGCAGCGGTCTCATCCGGGGCGACGCGGCCCGCATGGAGCGGTGGATCGAGGGCGGCGGATCCCTCCTGGGACCGGCCTTCTCGCGCCTGGTGGCCGCGGCGCTGTCCGTGGCCGAGGTGAACGCCTGCATGGGCCGCATCGTGGCCTCCCCCACGGCGGGGGCCTGCGGGGTCCTGCCCGCGGCGCTCTTCCGGGTGGCGGAGGAGAAGGGGTGCCCGGACGAGGCCCTGGTGCGGGCCTTCTTCACGGCCGGAGGCATCGGGCTGGTCATCGAGAAGCTGGCCTCCCTGAGCGGAGCCGAGGGGGGATGCCAGGCGGAAGTGGGCTCCGCTTCGGCCATGGCCGCCGGCGCCCTGGTGGAGCTCCTGGGGGGCTCCCCGGCCCAGGTGGACCACGCCGTCGCCTTCGCCCTGGCCAACGTCATGGGCCTCATCTGCGACCCCGTGAGGGGCCTGGTGGAGGTGCCCTGCGTCAAGCGCAACGCCATGGGCGCCGTGAACGCCGCCGCCTGCGCCGAAATGGCCCTGGCGGGCATGGAGAGCGTGTTCCCGGCCGACGCGGTCATCGAGACCATGGGCAAGGTGGGGCGCCGGATTCCCGAGGAGTACAGGGAAACCGCCCGGGGCGGATTGGCGGTCCTGCCGCTGACCGGATGCGATTCTTGTGGACAAGGGAACTTCTGCTCGTAA
- a CDS encoding GNAT family N-acetyltransferase produces the protein MGPESFPQNVALRDDAVVELQPLKPGDMEDLRAFYRGLPEEDRLVLKDDVTTLEWSRRFRHRLETGEVISLVARSGSAIVGEGTLYRTFHGWTRHVGEIRVACHADYRRRGLGTTLVSTLVKLATDLGIEKIIVQVVADQLGARRTFEKLGFHKDAVLPHHVMDLNGAKHDLILMANDIPLIWAAMESMNLEVPV, from the coding sequence GTGGGCCCCGAATCCTTTCCCCAGAACGTCGCCCTGCGGGACGACGCGGTCGTCGAGCTCCAGCCCTTGAAGCCAGGTGATATGGAGGACCTCCGGGCCTTCTACCGGGGCCTCCCCGAGGAGGACCGCCTGGTGCTCAAGGATGACGTCACCACCCTGGAATGGTCCCGGCGCTTCCGCCACCGGCTGGAGACCGGGGAGGTCATCTCCCTCGTGGCCCGGAGCGGGTCGGCCATCGTGGGCGAAGGCACCCTCTACCGCACCTTCCACGGCTGGACCCGCCACGTGGGCGAGATCCGCGTGGCCTGCCACGCCGACTACCGCCGCCGGGGACTGGGCACCACCCTGGTCTCCACCCTCGTCAAGCTCGCCACGGACCTGGGCATCGAGAAGATCATCGTGCAGGTGGTCGCGGACCAGCTGGGCGCGCGCCGGACCTTCGAGAAGCTGGGCTTCCACAAGGACGCCGTCCTGCCCCACCACGTCATGGACCTCAACGGGGCCAAGCACGACCTCATCCTCATGGCCAACGACATCCCGCTCATCTGGGCGGCCATGGAGAGCATGAACCTGGAGGTTCCGGTCTAG
- a CDS encoding transglycosylase domain-containing protein: MPALHFRLSAILVAAGLAAAAQEPFATCPQLPRGVGPITVVDSQGRYVGRILPQKRYWVTLDRIPVFLQRALLAVEDARFYEHGGIDVRSIARAFVKDVAKGRAAEGGSTITQQLIKNKFLSAEPTLDRKVKEARMAMDFETKYTKNQILEMYFNEIYYGNGAQGLAQAARLYFGKSPEELTEGECVTLAGIPKNPGKYNPLGKVQDIALRREVVLKRLEDLHQITPQQKAALRSQWGAVQGPGRAPHYLAQIRATLVKLYGQDALEMGGLDITAPLDLDLQKAAEEALRAGVRRVSPDLQGALVCLDPATGDVLAAVGGLDGNQNSLNRAFASQRQPGSAIKPLIYADALEKGLTASSIWSDEPVAYDRGGGATWKPLNYGRERLGDITMREALAHSSNVVTVKILDQIGVPDFVDFAGRMGLALRAQNGLSLALGTDEVTLKDLVQAYTPLAAAGVRAEARTITRIHDRRRDVWTEFPPALAPVLSPEAAYVTTNMLGDVLTYGTAKSLQPFSREHPCAGKTGTTDNYQDAWFVGYTPNLITGVWVGYDRPRSLGRGFTGGAVAAPIWARFMEKALEPRPVLDFPRPEDIVTATIDPATGLLATPACPRKAEELYLPGTEPDQPCPLHPPQEAPQPPVP; this comes from the coding sequence ATGCCCGCCTTGCACTTCCGCCTCTCCGCCATCCTCGTCGCCGCCGGGCTCGCCGCGGCCGCCCAGGAGCCCTTCGCCACCTGTCCCCAACTGCCCCGGGGGGTCGGTCCCATCACGGTGGTGGACAGCCAGGGGCGCTACGTGGGCCGGATCCTCCCCCAGAAGCGCTACTGGGTCACCCTGGACCGGATCCCCGTCTTCCTGCAGCGGGCCCTGCTGGCGGTGGAGGACGCGCGCTTCTACGAGCACGGCGGCATCGATGTGCGCAGCATCGCCCGGGCCTTCGTGAAGGACGTGGCCAAGGGCAGGGCCGCCGAGGGGGGCTCCACCATCACCCAGCAGCTCATCAAGAACAAGTTCCTCTCCGCCGAGCCGACCCTGGACCGCAAGGTCAAGGAGGCCCGCATGGCCATGGACTTCGAGACGAAGTACACCAAGAACCAGATCCTGGAGATGTACTTCAACGAGATCTACTACGGCAACGGAGCCCAGGGCCTGGCCCAGGCCGCGCGCCTCTACTTCGGCAAGAGCCCCGAGGAGCTCACCGAGGGCGAATGCGTCACCCTGGCCGGCATTCCCAAGAACCCGGGGAAGTACAATCCCCTGGGCAAGGTCCAGGACATCGCCCTGCGCCGGGAGGTGGTCCTCAAGCGCCTGGAGGACCTGCACCAGATCACCCCGCAGCAGAAGGCGGCCCTGCGGTCCCAGTGGGGCGCGGTGCAGGGGCCGGGCAGGGCGCCCCACTACCTCGCCCAGATCCGGGCCACCCTGGTGAAGCTCTACGGCCAGGACGCCCTGGAAATGGGCGGCCTGGACATCACGGCGCCCCTGGACCTGGATCTCCAGAAGGCTGCGGAGGAGGCGCTGCGGGCCGGGGTCCGGCGTGTCTCCCCGGATCTGCAGGGGGCCCTGGTGTGCCTGGATCCGGCCACGGGCGACGTGCTCGCGGCGGTGGGGGGGCTGGACGGCAACCAGAATTCCCTGAACCGGGCCTTCGCCTCCCAGCGGCAGCCGGGCTCGGCCATCAAGCCCCTCATCTACGCCGACGCCCTGGAGAAGGGCCTCACCGCCTCCAGCATCTGGAGCGACGAGCCCGTGGCCTACGACCGGGGCGGAGGCGCCACCTGGAAGCCCCTGAACTACGGCCGGGAGCGCCTGGGCGACATCACGATGCGCGAGGCCCTGGCCCACTCCAGCAACGTCGTCACGGTCAAGATCCTGGACCAGATCGGCGTGCCCGACTTCGTGGACTTCGCCGGGCGCATGGGCCTGGCCCTGCGGGCCCAGAACGGCCTGTCCCTGGCCCTGGGCACCGACGAAGTGACCCTCAAGGACCTGGTGCAGGCCTACACGCCCCTGGCCGCGGCCGGAGTGCGGGCCGAGGCCCGCACCATCACCCGAATCCACGACCGCCGGCGCGACGTCTGGACCGAGTTCCCCCCGGCCCTCGCCCCCGTCCTCTCCCCGGAGGCCGCCTACGTCACGACCAACATGCTGGGCGACGTCCTCACCTACGGCACGGCCAAGTCCCTCCAGCCCTTCAGCCGGGAGCACCCCTGCGCCGGCAAGACCGGCACCACCGACAACTACCAGGACGCCTGGTTCGTGGGCTACACCCCCAACCTCATCACCGGCGTCTGGGTGGGCTACGACCGCCCCCGCAGCCTCGGCCGCGGCTTCACCGGCGGGGCCGTGGCGGCCCCCATCTGGGCCCGCTTCATGGAGAAGGCCCTGGAACCCCGCCCCGTCCTCGACTTCCCCCGCCCCGAGGACATCGTCACCGCCACCATCGACCCCGCCACCGGCCTCCTGGCGACTCCGGCCTGCCCCAGGAAGGCGGAGGAACTCTACCTCCCCGGCACCGAACCGGACCAGCCCTGCCCCCTGCATCCCCCCCAGGAAGCCCCCCAGCCCCCCGTACCCTGA
- a CDS encoding L-lactate dehydrogenase, protein MKIAIIGAGNVGATIAYTLATQGIASDISLIDLNDDKAYGEVLDIAHGGAVSEQVNLRAEGYEGLADADLIVHAAGRGRQPGESRLDLARGNIRITEAIIGDVMKHYNGRSLMLVVTNPMDILTYVCYKRMGIDRSRIFGSGTVLDSSRFKFLLSSHFRISPRNLHAMVIGEHGDSAVPFWSGASIGPLPLSAYPSREHPRLSAEDRARISAEVVKAGQEVIQRKGATFYAISMSVARIIRAVAEDENRLLCVSSHIESLHGVEDVCLSLPAIVGREGIREILPLPLDPGEKAALQHSAATLKALLREVGY, encoded by the coding sequence ATGAAGATCGCCATCATCGGCGCGGGCAACGTCGGCGCCACCATCGCCTACACCCTCGCAACCCAGGGCATCGCCTCCGATATCAGTCTCATCGACCTGAACGACGACAAGGCCTACGGCGAAGTCCTCGACATCGCCCACGGGGGCGCCGTTTCCGAACAGGTGAACCTCCGGGCGGAGGGCTACGAGGGCCTGGCGGACGCCGACCTCATCGTCCACGCGGCGGGCCGGGGCCGCCAGCCCGGAGAGTCCCGGCTGGATCTGGCCCGGGGCAATATCCGCATCACCGAGGCCATCATCGGCGACGTGATGAAGCACTACAACGGCCGCTCGCTGATGCTGGTGGTGACGAACCCCATGGATATCCTCACCTACGTTTGCTACAAGCGCATGGGCATCGACCGGTCGCGCATCTTCGGATCGGGCACCGTGCTGGATTCGTCCCGGTTCAAGTTCCTGCTGAGCAGCCACTTCCGCATCAGTCCCCGGAACCTGCACGCCATGGTCATCGGGGAGCACGGGGACTCGGCCGTTCCCTTCTGGAGCGGCGCCAGCATCGGTCCCCTGCCCCTTTCCGCGTACCCCAGCCGCGAGCATCCGCGCCTATCGGCCGAGGACCGGGCGCGCATCAGCGCGGAGGTGGTGAAGGCGGGCCAGGAGGTCATCCAGCGCAAGGGCGCCACCTTCTACGCCATCTCCATGAGCGTGGCCCGGATCATCCGGGCGGTGGCCGAGGACGAGAACCGCCTGCTGTGCGTCTCCTCCCACATCGAAAGCCTGCACGGCGTGGAGGACGTGTGCCTCAGCCTGCCGGCCATCGTCGGCCGGGAGGGCATCCGGGAGATCCTGCCCCTGCCCCTGGACCCCGGGGAGAAGGCGGCGCTCCAGCATTCCGCGGCCACGCTCAAGGCGCTGCTGCGGGAGGTGGGCTATTGA
- the map gene encoding type I methionyl aminopeptidase, with protein sequence MPIREQIRYKSKKEMEKLREAGRLAANALRVAARAAKPGVSLLELDKLAELYIRKNGGVPNFKGYHGFPATLCTSVNDRVVHGIPSNYVLRDGDIIAIDCGAKLDGFHGDTCLSVGVGTISEQARLLLQSNQLAMFKGIEFCRAGYRLGDMATAVQTFGEGLGYSIVREYIGHGIGRDLHEDPQVVYADVRPGTGFRMEPGMTITIEPIFNVGSHRCLVEPDGWTVRTADGSLSAQFEHAVAITKDGPWILSMPDPEFELEDGF encoded by the coding sequence GTGCCGATCCGCGAACAGATTCGCTACAAGAGTAAAAAAGAGATGGAAAAGCTCAGGGAGGCCGGGCGCTTGGCGGCCAATGCCCTGCGGGTGGCCGCACGAGCAGCCAAGCCGGGCGTCTCCCTGCTGGAACTGGACAAGCTGGCCGAGCTGTACATCCGCAAGAACGGCGGGGTCCCCAATTTCAAGGGCTACCACGGCTTCCCCGCCACCCTGTGCACCTCCGTGAACGACCGGGTGGTCCACGGGATCCCCAGCAACTACGTGCTGCGGGACGGGGATATCATCGCCATCGACTGCGGCGCCAAGCTGGACGGCTTCCACGGGGACACCTGCCTGTCGGTGGGGGTCGGCACCATCAGCGAGCAGGCCCGGCTCCTGCTCCAGTCCAACCAGCTGGCCATGTTCAAGGGCATCGAGTTCTGCCGCGCCGGGTACCGCCTGGGCGACATGGCCACCGCCGTGCAGACCTTCGGCGAGGGCCTGGGCTACAGCATCGTGCGCGAGTACATCGGCCACGGCATCGGCCGGGACCTCCACGAGGACCCCCAGGTGGTCTACGCCGACGTGCGCCCCGGCACGGGCTTCCGCATGGAGCCCGGCATGACCATCACCATCGAACCCATCTTCAACGTGGGCAGCCACCGCTGCCTGGTGGAGCCGGACGGCTGGACGGTGCGCACCGCCGACGGCAGCCTTTCGGCCCAGTTCGAGCACGCCGTGGCCATCACCAAGGACGGCCCCTGGATCCTCAGCATGCCCGACCCCGAATTCGAACTGGAGGACGGCTTCTGA
- a CDS encoding GHMP family kinase ATP-binding protein codes for MEGLTDTLEGEPAGAFSLELEGPTAGGLRADEGNLVVRAWRLLEREARRELPARLKLHKRIPAGAGLGGGSSDAAAALRLGDALFGLDLGDALLLRLGAELGSDVPLFLLGGTVLGLGRGERVFPLRPVPLEPILIAHPGLHVATPSVYKSLPQVGYPFPQACPSLGAGEAPPWRNDLTGAAIYACPALSEVRAALLDTGGEPLLCGSGSCWAARYPDGARRDAASHALAARPGWTVWNL; via the coding sequence GTGGAGGGCCTCACCGACACGCTGGAGGGGGAGCCCGCCGGCGCCTTCTCCCTGGAGCTGGAAGGTCCCACGGCCGGGGGGCTCAGGGCCGACGAGGGCAACCTCGTGGTGCGGGCCTGGCGGCTCCTGGAGCGGGAAGCGCGCCGGGAGCTCCCCGCGCGGCTGAAGCTCCATAAGCGCATCCCCGCCGGGGCGGGCCTGGGGGGCGGTTCCAGCGACGCGGCCGCGGCGCTCCGCCTGGGGGACGCGCTCTTCGGCCTGGATTTGGGCGACGCCCTGCTGCTGCGCCTGGGCGCGGAACTGGGCAGCGACGTGCCCCTCTTCCTCCTGGGGGGCACCGTCCTGGGCCTGGGCCGCGGGGAGCGGGTGTTTCCCCTGCGCCCCGTGCCCCTGGAGCCCATCCTCATCGCGCATCCCGGCCTCCACGTGGCCACGCCCAGCGTCTACAAGTCCCTGCCCCAGGTGGGCTACCCCTTTCCCCAGGCCTGTCCCAGCCTGGGCGCGGGCGAGGCCCCGCCCTGGCGCAACGACCTCACCGGCGCGGCCATATACGCCTGCCCCGCCCTGAGCGAGGTGCGCGCGGCCCTGCTGGACACCGGGGGCGAACCGCTCCTGTGCGGCTCCGGGAGCTGCTGGGCGGCGCGGTACCCCGACGGAGCGCGACGGGACGCCGCCAGCCACGCCCTCGCGGCCCGGCCGGGCTGGACCGTCTGGAACCTTTGA
- a CDS encoding ABC transporter ATP-binding protein — protein sequence MADLALRVRGIRKQYPRVLAVDGLDLDVARGEVFGLLGPNGAGKTTTLEMIEGLTPADSGEMEILGLDWRRDGRAIRSRIGVQLQSTSLFNKITPREALDLYGSYYPRSRGAAELLDLVQLADKADAYHVTLSGGQMQRLALALALVNDPELVFLDEPTTGLDPQARRSLWDVVRRIKAEGRTVILTTHYMDEAEALCDRLAIMDHGRVLTAGTPLGLIQQLAIPSVVELAFQGEAPDPSAFAAALGQPVTVRADLWEIPTQDPKALLPSLLEAAEGFPYQQIHVRRATLEDVFLHLTGRSLRD from the coding sequence ATGGCCGACTTGGCGCTGCGCGTGCGCGGCATCCGCAAGCAGTATCCCCGGGTGCTGGCCGTGGACGGCCTGGACCTGGACGTGGCCCGGGGGGAGGTCTTCGGGCTCCTGGGGCCCAACGGCGCCGGAAAGACCACGACCCTTGAGATGATCGAGGGCCTCACCCCCGCGGATTCGGGGGAGATGGAGATCCTCGGCCTCGACTGGAGGCGCGACGGCCGCGCCATCCGCAGCCGCATCGGCGTTCAGCTTCAGAGCACCAGCCTCTTCAACAAGATCACCCCCCGGGAGGCCCTGGACCTCTACGGCAGCTACTACCCCCGCAGCCGCGGCGCCGCGGAGCTCCTGGACCTGGTCCAGCTCGCGGACAAGGCCGACGCCTACCACGTGACCCTCTCCGGCGGCCAGATGCAGCGGCTGGCCCTGGCGCTGGCCCTGGTGAACGACCCCGAGCTGGTCTTCCTGGACGAGCCCACCACGGGCCTGGATCCCCAGGCCCGGCGCTCCCTGTGGGACGTGGTGCGGCGCATCAAGGCCGAGGGCCGCACCGTCATCCTCACCACCCACTACATGGACGAGGCCGAAGCCCTCTGCGACCGCCTGGCCATCATGGACCACGGGCGCGTGCTCACCGCGGGCACGCCCCTGGGGCTCATCCAGCAGCTGGCCATCCCCAGCGTGGTGGAGCTCGCCTTCCAGGGGGAGGCCCCGGACCCGTCGGCCTTCGCGGCCGCCCTGGGCCAGCCCGTCACGGTCCGCGCCGATCTCTGGGAGATCCCCACCCAGGACCCCAAGGCCCTCCTGCCCTCCCTGCTGGAGGCCGCCGAGGGCTTCCCCTACCAGCAGATCCATGTGCGCCGGGCCACGCTGGAGGACGTCTTCCTGCATCTCACCGGCCGAAGCCTGAGGGACTGA